A portion of the Pseudopipra pipra isolate bDixPip1 chromosome 1, bDixPip1.hap1, whole genome shotgun sequence genome contains these proteins:
- the MYBL1 gene encoding myb-related protein A isoform X3: MAERRRSEEDDDFQYMDHDYEVPQQKGLKKICSKVKWTREEDERLKKLVEQNGTDDWAFIASHLQNRSDFQCQHRWQKVLNPELIKGPWTKEEDQRVIELVQKYGPKRWSLIAKHLKGRIGKQCRERWHNHLNPEVKKSSWTEEEDRIIYEAHKRLGNRWAEIAKLLPGRTDNSIKNHWNSTMRRKVEQEGYLQSVIKSESTSSSELQPQPCLTMEHLHTQNQFYMPVQTHIPAYQYTSPEGNCLEHAPSSSNIVQQPFIDDDPDKEKKIKELELLLMSAETEIRRKQMSSQAGSLPCWSGSFVMEDCMPNTLSSLEEQTSDFYSMDEARITPVQQNSPPKYLGVEANRMLTPLQTIPEFAETLDLMEIDPVAWSDVTCFELSEAVVSPVKSAPVKLMRLQHNEGAPECQYNVGVMLDGKNHSSSISGDEETVFSTTSNLTKFSNPPAILRKKKRLRVGQSPVSDLNDGLCNDAVNVALKRTPVKTLPFSPSQFFNTCSGNEQFNFENPAFTSTPICGQKVLITTPLHKEMTPQDQKENVGFRTPTMRRSLLGSTPRTPTPFKNALAAQEKKYGPLRLMSQPLAFSEEDIREVLKEETGTDIFPKEEDDTVYKSCKQEHNSSKKVRKSLVLDSQEKEEVGAQRFTEDNSLDVQDNRCNLTSEKQDTNPADKANAVIKKKLNACASKNVKMEKALQPNRDWEAVVYGKTEDQLIMTEQARRYLSTYTATNSNSRSLIL, translated from the exons ATGGCGGAGAGACGGCGCAG TGAGGAAGATGATGACTTTCAATATATGGATCATGACTATGAAGTACCACAGCAAAAAGGTTTGAAGAAGATATGTAGCAAGGTGAAATGGACACGTGAAGAG GATGAAAGGCTAAAGAAGCTGGTGGAACAAAATGGTACAGATGATTGGGCTTTCATTGCTAGTCATCTACAA AATCGTTCAGATTTTCAGTGCCAGCATCGATGGCAGAAGGTACTAAACCCAGAACTGATTAAAGGTCCCTGGACTAAAGAAGAAGATCAGAGG GTTATTGAATTAGTTCAGAAGTATGGTCCAAAGCGCTGGTCTCTAATTGCAAAACACCTGAAAGGAAGAATAGGCAAGCAGTGCAGAGAGAGATGGCATAACCATCTCAATCCTGAGGTAAAAAAGTCTTCGTGGACAGAAGAAGAGGACAGAATAATCTATGAAGCTCACAAACGTTTGGGAAACCGATGGGCTGAAATAGCCAAACTTCTTCCTGGAAG GACTGATAATTCAATTAAAAATCACTGGAATTCAACAATGCGGAGAAAAGTGGAACAGGAAGGATATTTGCAAAGTGTTATAAAGTCTGAAAGCACTAGTTCTTCTGAACTTCAGCCCCAACCTTGTCTGACTATGGAACACTTGCACACTCAGAATCAATTTTATATGCCTGTTCAGACGCAT ATTCCAGCATATCAGTATACCTCACCAGAAGGCAACTGTCTAGAACAtgctccatcatcttccaacataGTTCAG CAACCATTTATTGACGATGATCctgataaagaaaagaaaataaaggaactCGAATTGCTACTTATGTCAGCAGAGActgaaatcagaagaaaacaaatgtcttCT CAAGCTGGAAGCTTACCTTGTTGGTCTGGAAGTTTTGTCATGGAGGATTGTATGCCTAATACACTAAGTAGCCTTGAGGAACAAACAAGTGATTTCTACAGCATGGATGAGGCTCGCATCACACCTGTTCAGCAGAATTCACCACCTAAGTATTTGGGTGTTGAAGCAAATAGAATGTTAACACCTCTACAAACCATTCCAGAATTTGCAGAGACACTAGATCTTATGGAAATT GATCCGGTAGCGTGGAGTGATGTCACCTGTTTTGAGCTTTCAGAGGCTGTTGTATCTCCTGTCAAGTCAGCTCCAGTAAAACTCATGCGGCTTCAACACAATGAAGGAGCTCCTGAGTGCCAGTATAATGTTGGCGTTATGCTTGATGGCAAAAACCACAGTAGTAGCATCAGTGGTGACGAAGAAACCGTTTTTTCAACAACCTCAAACTTAACTAAGTTCAGCAATCCACCTGCTAtcctaagaaagaaaaagagattgcGTGTTGGGCAGTCACCAGTTAGTGATCTGAATGATGGCTTGTGTAATGATGCTGTCAATGTTGCACTAAAGCGTACACCAGTGAAAACACTACCGTTTTCTCCATCACAG tttttcaACACTTGCTCTGGAAATGAACAATTTAACTTTGAAAATCCTGCATTTACGTCGACTCCAATCTGTGGGCAGAAAGTTCTTATTACAACTCCTCTACACAAGGAAATGACACCACAAGATCAAAAGGAAAATGTGGG TTTTAGAACTCCCACAATGAGAAGATCTCTTCTGGGTTCAACACCAAGGACACCAActccttttaaaaatgctttggctgctcaggaaaaaaagtatggTCCTCTCAGACTTATG TCACAACCACTTGCCTTCTCGGAGGAAGACATTAGGGAAGTTTTGAAAGAGGAAACTGGAACAGATATATTTCCCAAAGAGGAAGATGACACTGTGTATAAAAGCTGCAAGCAGGAG caCAACTCTTctaaaaaagtcagaaaatcaCTGGTCCTAGattcacaggaaaaagaagaagtTGGTGCCCAGCGCTTCACAGAAGATAATAGTTTAGATGTACAG GACAACAGATGTAACCTGACATCAGAAAAACAGGATACAAATCCAGCAGACAAAGCAAATGCAGTAATTAAGAAGAAACTGAATGCATGTGCTtcaaaaaatgtcaaaatggaGAAAGCTCTTCAG CCAAATCGTGACTGGGAAGCAGTTGTTTATGGAAAAACAGAAGACCAGCTTATCATGACTGAACAAGCGAGGCGATATCTGAGCACATACACAGCTACCAACAGCAATTCAAGATCTCTGATACTGTGA
- the MYBL1 gene encoding myb-related protein A isoform X2, producing MAERRRSEEDDDFQYMDHDYEVPQQKGLKKICSKVKWTREEDERLKKLVEQNGTDDWAFIASHLQNRSDFQCQHRWQKVLNPELIKGPWTKEEDQRVIELVQKYGPKRWSLIAKHLKGRIGKQCRERWHNHLNPEVKKSSWTEEEDRIIYEAHKRLGNRWAEIAKLLPGRTDNSIKNHWNSTMRRKVEQEGYLQSVIKSESTSSSELQPQPCLTMEHLHTQNQFYMPVQTHIPAYQYTSPEGNCLEHAPSSSNIVQPFIDDDPDKEKKIKELELLLMSAETEIRRKQMSSQAGSLPCWSGSFVMEDCMPNTLSSLEEQTSDFYSMDEARITPVQQNSPPKYLGVEANRMLTPLQTIPEFAETLDLMEIDPVAWSDVTCFELSEAVVSPVKSAPVKLMRLQHNEGAPECQYNVGVMLDGKNHSSSISGDEETVFSTTSNLTKFSNPPAILRKKKRLRVGQSPVSDLNDGLCNDAVNVALKRTPVKTLPFSPSQFFNTCSGNEQFNFENPAFTSTPICGQKVLITTPLHKEMTPQDQKENVGFRTPTMRRSLLGSTPRTPTPFKNALAAQEKKYGPLRLMSQPLAFSEEDIREVLKEETGTDIFPKEEDDTVYKSCKQEHNSSKKVRKSLVLDSQEKEEVGAQRFTEDNSLDVQSKNAYTTSLLMTPLLEIQDNRCNLTSEKQDTNPADKANAVIKKKLNACASKNVKMEKALQPNRDWEAVVYGKTEDQLIMTEQARRYLSTYTATNSNSRSLIL from the exons ATGGCGGAGAGACGGCGCAG TGAGGAAGATGATGACTTTCAATATATGGATCATGACTATGAAGTACCACAGCAAAAAGGTTTGAAGAAGATATGTAGCAAGGTGAAATGGACACGTGAAGAG GATGAAAGGCTAAAGAAGCTGGTGGAACAAAATGGTACAGATGATTGGGCTTTCATTGCTAGTCATCTACAA AATCGTTCAGATTTTCAGTGCCAGCATCGATGGCAGAAGGTACTAAACCCAGAACTGATTAAAGGTCCCTGGACTAAAGAAGAAGATCAGAGG GTTATTGAATTAGTTCAGAAGTATGGTCCAAAGCGCTGGTCTCTAATTGCAAAACACCTGAAAGGAAGAATAGGCAAGCAGTGCAGAGAGAGATGGCATAACCATCTCAATCCTGAGGTAAAAAAGTCTTCGTGGACAGAAGAAGAGGACAGAATAATCTATGAAGCTCACAAACGTTTGGGAAACCGATGGGCTGAAATAGCCAAACTTCTTCCTGGAAG GACTGATAATTCAATTAAAAATCACTGGAATTCAACAATGCGGAGAAAAGTGGAACAGGAAGGATATTTGCAAAGTGTTATAAAGTCTGAAAGCACTAGTTCTTCTGAACTTCAGCCCCAACCTTGTCTGACTATGGAACACTTGCACACTCAGAATCAATTTTATATGCCTGTTCAGACGCAT ATTCCAGCATATCAGTATACCTCACCAGAAGGCAACTGTCTAGAACAtgctccatcatcttccaacataGTTCAG CCATTTATTGACGATGATCctgataaagaaaagaaaataaaggaactCGAATTGCTACTTATGTCAGCAGAGActgaaatcagaagaaaacaaatgtcttCT CAAGCTGGAAGCTTACCTTGTTGGTCTGGAAGTTTTGTCATGGAGGATTGTATGCCTAATACACTAAGTAGCCTTGAGGAACAAACAAGTGATTTCTACAGCATGGATGAGGCTCGCATCACACCTGTTCAGCAGAATTCACCACCTAAGTATTTGGGTGTTGAAGCAAATAGAATGTTAACACCTCTACAAACCATTCCAGAATTTGCAGAGACACTAGATCTTATGGAAATT GATCCGGTAGCGTGGAGTGATGTCACCTGTTTTGAGCTTTCAGAGGCTGTTGTATCTCCTGTCAAGTCAGCTCCAGTAAAACTCATGCGGCTTCAACACAATGAAGGAGCTCCTGAGTGCCAGTATAATGTTGGCGTTATGCTTGATGGCAAAAACCACAGTAGTAGCATCAGTGGTGACGAAGAAACCGTTTTTTCAACAACCTCAAACTTAACTAAGTTCAGCAATCCACCTGCTAtcctaagaaagaaaaagagattgcGTGTTGGGCAGTCACCAGTTAGTGATCTGAATGATGGCTTGTGTAATGATGCTGTCAATGTTGCACTAAAGCGTACACCAGTGAAAACACTACCGTTTTCTCCATCACAG tttttcaACACTTGCTCTGGAAATGAACAATTTAACTTTGAAAATCCTGCATTTACGTCGACTCCAATCTGTGGGCAGAAAGTTCTTATTACAACTCCTCTACACAAGGAAATGACACCACAAGATCAAAAGGAAAATGTGGG TTTTAGAACTCCCACAATGAGAAGATCTCTTCTGGGTTCAACACCAAGGACACCAActccttttaaaaatgctttggctgctcaggaaaaaaagtatggTCCTCTCAGACTTATG TCACAACCACTTGCCTTCTCGGAGGAAGACATTAGGGAAGTTTTGAAAGAGGAAACTGGAACAGATATATTTCCCAAAGAGGAAGATGACACTGTGTATAAAAGCTGCAAGCAGGAG caCAACTCTTctaaaaaagtcagaaaatcaCTGGTCCTAGattcacaggaaaaagaagaagtTGGTGCCCAGCGCTTCACAGAAGATAATAGTTTAGATGTACAG TCAAAAAATGCATATACCACATCTTTGTTAATGACACCATTGTTGGAAATACAGGACAACAGATGTAACCTGACATCAGAAAAACAGGATACAAATCCAGCAGACAAAGCAAATGCAGTAATTAAGAAGAAACTGAATGCATGTGCTtcaaaaaatgtcaaaatggaGAAAGCTCTTCAG CCAAATCGTGACTGGGAAGCAGTTGTTTATGGAAAAACAGAAGACCAGCTTATCATGACTGAACAAGCGAGGCGATATCTGAGCACATACACAGCTACCAACAGCAATTCAAGATCTCTGATACTGTGA
- the MYBL1 gene encoding myb-related protein A isoform X4 produces the protein MAERRRSEEDDDFQYMDHDYEVPQQKGLKKICSKVKWTREEDERLKKLVEQNGTDDWAFIASHLQNRSDFQCQHRWQKVLNPELIKGPWTKEEDQRVIELVQKYGPKRWSLIAKHLKGRIGKQCRERWHNHLNPEVKKSSWTEEEDRIIYEAHKRLGNRWAEIAKLLPGRTDNSIKNHWNSTMRRKVEQEGYLQSVIKSESTSSSELQPQPCLTMEHLHTQNQFYMPVQTHIPAYQYTSPEGNCLEHAPSSSNIVQQPFIDDDPDKEKKIKELELLLMSAETEIRRKQMSSQAGSLPCWSGSFVMEDCMPNTLSSLEEQTSDFYSMDEARITPVQQNSPPKYLGVEANRMLTPLQTIPEFAETLDLMEIDPVAWSDVTCFELSEAVVSPVKSAPVKLMRLQHNEGAPECQYNVGVMLDGKNHSSSISGDEETVFSTTSNLTKFSNPPAILRKKKRLRVGQSPVSDLNDGLCNDAVNVALKRTPVKTLPFSPSQFFNTCSGNEQFNFENPAFTSTPICGQKVLITTPLHKEMTPQDQKENVGFRTPTMRRSLLGSTPRTPTPFKNALAAQEKKYGPLRLMSQPLAFSEEDIREVLKEETGTDIFPKEEDDTVYKSCKQEHNSSKKVRKSLVLDSQEKEEVGAQRFTEDNSLDVQSKNAYTTSLLMTPLLEIQDNRCNLTSEKQDTNPADKANAVIKKKLNACASKNVKMEKALQVWMQRIVLALLAAKS, from the exons ATGGCGGAGAGACGGCGCAG TGAGGAAGATGATGACTTTCAATATATGGATCATGACTATGAAGTACCACAGCAAAAAGGTTTGAAGAAGATATGTAGCAAGGTGAAATGGACACGTGAAGAG GATGAAAGGCTAAAGAAGCTGGTGGAACAAAATGGTACAGATGATTGGGCTTTCATTGCTAGTCATCTACAA AATCGTTCAGATTTTCAGTGCCAGCATCGATGGCAGAAGGTACTAAACCCAGAACTGATTAAAGGTCCCTGGACTAAAGAAGAAGATCAGAGG GTTATTGAATTAGTTCAGAAGTATGGTCCAAAGCGCTGGTCTCTAATTGCAAAACACCTGAAAGGAAGAATAGGCAAGCAGTGCAGAGAGAGATGGCATAACCATCTCAATCCTGAGGTAAAAAAGTCTTCGTGGACAGAAGAAGAGGACAGAATAATCTATGAAGCTCACAAACGTTTGGGAAACCGATGGGCTGAAATAGCCAAACTTCTTCCTGGAAG GACTGATAATTCAATTAAAAATCACTGGAATTCAACAATGCGGAGAAAAGTGGAACAGGAAGGATATTTGCAAAGTGTTATAAAGTCTGAAAGCACTAGTTCTTCTGAACTTCAGCCCCAACCTTGTCTGACTATGGAACACTTGCACACTCAGAATCAATTTTATATGCCTGTTCAGACGCAT ATTCCAGCATATCAGTATACCTCACCAGAAGGCAACTGTCTAGAACAtgctccatcatcttccaacataGTTCAG CAACCATTTATTGACGATGATCctgataaagaaaagaaaataaaggaactCGAATTGCTACTTATGTCAGCAGAGActgaaatcagaagaaaacaaatgtcttCT CAAGCTGGAAGCTTACCTTGTTGGTCTGGAAGTTTTGTCATGGAGGATTGTATGCCTAATACACTAAGTAGCCTTGAGGAACAAACAAGTGATTTCTACAGCATGGATGAGGCTCGCATCACACCTGTTCAGCAGAATTCACCACCTAAGTATTTGGGTGTTGAAGCAAATAGAATGTTAACACCTCTACAAACCATTCCAGAATTTGCAGAGACACTAGATCTTATGGAAATT GATCCGGTAGCGTGGAGTGATGTCACCTGTTTTGAGCTTTCAGAGGCTGTTGTATCTCCTGTCAAGTCAGCTCCAGTAAAACTCATGCGGCTTCAACACAATGAAGGAGCTCCTGAGTGCCAGTATAATGTTGGCGTTATGCTTGATGGCAAAAACCACAGTAGTAGCATCAGTGGTGACGAAGAAACCGTTTTTTCAACAACCTCAAACTTAACTAAGTTCAGCAATCCACCTGCTAtcctaagaaagaaaaagagattgcGTGTTGGGCAGTCACCAGTTAGTGATCTGAATGATGGCTTGTGTAATGATGCTGTCAATGTTGCACTAAAGCGTACACCAGTGAAAACACTACCGTTTTCTCCATCACAG tttttcaACACTTGCTCTGGAAATGAACAATTTAACTTTGAAAATCCTGCATTTACGTCGACTCCAATCTGTGGGCAGAAAGTTCTTATTACAACTCCTCTACACAAGGAAATGACACCACAAGATCAAAAGGAAAATGTGGG TTTTAGAACTCCCACAATGAGAAGATCTCTTCTGGGTTCAACACCAAGGACACCAActccttttaaaaatgctttggctgctcaggaaaaaaagtatggTCCTCTCAGACTTATG TCACAACCACTTGCCTTCTCGGAGGAAGACATTAGGGAAGTTTTGAAAGAGGAAACTGGAACAGATATATTTCCCAAAGAGGAAGATGACACTGTGTATAAAAGCTGCAAGCAGGAG caCAACTCTTctaaaaaagtcagaaaatcaCTGGTCCTAGattcacaggaaaaagaagaagtTGGTGCCCAGCGCTTCACAGAAGATAATAGTTTAGATGTACAG TCAAAAAATGCATATACCACATCTTTGTTAATGACACCATTGTTGGAAATACAGGACAACAGATGTAACCTGACATCAGAAAAACAGGATACAAATCCAGCAGACAAAGCAAATGCAGTAATTAAGAAGAAACTGAATGCATGTGCTtcaaaaaatgtcaaaatggaGAAAGCTCTTCAGGTCTGGATGCAAAGAATTGTGTTAGCTCTGTTAGCAG CCAAATCGTGA
- the MYBL1 gene encoding myb-related protein A isoform X5, with protein MAERRRSEEDDDFQYMDHDYEVPQQKGLKKICSKVKWTREEDERLKKLVEQNGTDDWAFIASHLQNRSDFQCQHRWQKVLNPELIKGPWTKEEDQRVIELVQKYGPKRWSLIAKHLKGRIGKQCRERWHNHLNPEVKKSSWTEEEDRIIYEAHKRLGNRWAEIAKLLPGRTDNSIKNHWNSTMRRKVEQEGYLQSVIKSESTSSSELQPQPCLTMEHLHTQNQFYMPVQTHIPAYQYTSPEGNCLEHAPSSSNIVQQPFIDDDPDKEKKIKELELLLMSAETEIRRKQMSSQAGSLPCWSGSFVMEDCMPNTLSSLEEQTSDFYSMDEARITPVQQNSPPKYLGVEANRMLTPLQTIPEFAETLDLMEIDPVAWSDVTCFELSEAVVSPVKSAPVKLMRLQHNEGAPECQYNVGVMLDGKNHSSSISGDEETVFSTTSNLTKFSNPPAILRKKKRLRVGQSPVSDLNDGLCNDAVNVALKRTPVKTLPFSPSQFFNTCSGNEQFNFENPAFTSTPICGQKVLITTPLHKEMTPQDQKENVGFRTPTMRRSLLGSTPRTPTPFKNALAAQEKKYGPLRLMSQPLAFSEEDIREVLKEETGTDIFPKEEDDTVYKSCKQEHNSSKKVRKSLVLDSQEKEEVGAQRFTEDNSLDVQPNRDWEAVVYGKTEDQLIMTEQARRYLSTYTATNSNSRSLIL; from the exons ATGGCGGAGAGACGGCGCAG TGAGGAAGATGATGACTTTCAATATATGGATCATGACTATGAAGTACCACAGCAAAAAGGTTTGAAGAAGATATGTAGCAAGGTGAAATGGACACGTGAAGAG GATGAAAGGCTAAAGAAGCTGGTGGAACAAAATGGTACAGATGATTGGGCTTTCATTGCTAGTCATCTACAA AATCGTTCAGATTTTCAGTGCCAGCATCGATGGCAGAAGGTACTAAACCCAGAACTGATTAAAGGTCCCTGGACTAAAGAAGAAGATCAGAGG GTTATTGAATTAGTTCAGAAGTATGGTCCAAAGCGCTGGTCTCTAATTGCAAAACACCTGAAAGGAAGAATAGGCAAGCAGTGCAGAGAGAGATGGCATAACCATCTCAATCCTGAGGTAAAAAAGTCTTCGTGGACAGAAGAAGAGGACAGAATAATCTATGAAGCTCACAAACGTTTGGGAAACCGATGGGCTGAAATAGCCAAACTTCTTCCTGGAAG GACTGATAATTCAATTAAAAATCACTGGAATTCAACAATGCGGAGAAAAGTGGAACAGGAAGGATATTTGCAAAGTGTTATAAAGTCTGAAAGCACTAGTTCTTCTGAACTTCAGCCCCAACCTTGTCTGACTATGGAACACTTGCACACTCAGAATCAATTTTATATGCCTGTTCAGACGCAT ATTCCAGCATATCAGTATACCTCACCAGAAGGCAACTGTCTAGAACAtgctccatcatcttccaacataGTTCAG CAACCATTTATTGACGATGATCctgataaagaaaagaaaataaaggaactCGAATTGCTACTTATGTCAGCAGAGActgaaatcagaagaaaacaaatgtcttCT CAAGCTGGAAGCTTACCTTGTTGGTCTGGAAGTTTTGTCATGGAGGATTGTATGCCTAATACACTAAGTAGCCTTGAGGAACAAACAAGTGATTTCTACAGCATGGATGAGGCTCGCATCACACCTGTTCAGCAGAATTCACCACCTAAGTATTTGGGTGTTGAAGCAAATAGAATGTTAACACCTCTACAAACCATTCCAGAATTTGCAGAGACACTAGATCTTATGGAAATT GATCCGGTAGCGTGGAGTGATGTCACCTGTTTTGAGCTTTCAGAGGCTGTTGTATCTCCTGTCAAGTCAGCTCCAGTAAAACTCATGCGGCTTCAACACAATGAAGGAGCTCCTGAGTGCCAGTATAATGTTGGCGTTATGCTTGATGGCAAAAACCACAGTAGTAGCATCAGTGGTGACGAAGAAACCGTTTTTTCAACAACCTCAAACTTAACTAAGTTCAGCAATCCACCTGCTAtcctaagaaagaaaaagagattgcGTGTTGGGCAGTCACCAGTTAGTGATCTGAATGATGGCTTGTGTAATGATGCTGTCAATGTTGCACTAAAGCGTACACCAGTGAAAACACTACCGTTTTCTCCATCACAG tttttcaACACTTGCTCTGGAAATGAACAATTTAACTTTGAAAATCCTGCATTTACGTCGACTCCAATCTGTGGGCAGAAAGTTCTTATTACAACTCCTCTACACAAGGAAATGACACCACAAGATCAAAAGGAAAATGTGGG TTTTAGAACTCCCACAATGAGAAGATCTCTTCTGGGTTCAACACCAAGGACACCAActccttttaaaaatgctttggctgctcaggaaaaaaagtatggTCCTCTCAGACTTATG TCACAACCACTTGCCTTCTCGGAGGAAGACATTAGGGAAGTTTTGAAAGAGGAAACTGGAACAGATATATTTCCCAAAGAGGAAGATGACACTGTGTATAAAAGCTGCAAGCAGGAG caCAACTCTTctaaaaaagtcagaaaatcaCTGGTCCTAGattcacaggaaaaagaagaagtTGGTGCCCAGCGCTTCACAGAAGATAATAGTTTAGATGTACAG CCAAATCGTGACTGGGAAGCAGTTGTTTATGGAAAAACAGAAGACCAGCTTATCATGACTGAACAAGCGAGGCGATATCTGAGCACATACACAGCTACCAACAGCAATTCAAGATCTCTGATACTGTGA
- the MYBL1 gene encoding myb-related protein A isoform X1 — protein MAERRRSEEDDDFQYMDHDYEVPQQKGLKKICSKVKWTREEDERLKKLVEQNGTDDWAFIASHLQNRSDFQCQHRWQKVLNPELIKGPWTKEEDQRVIELVQKYGPKRWSLIAKHLKGRIGKQCRERWHNHLNPEVKKSSWTEEEDRIIYEAHKRLGNRWAEIAKLLPGRTDNSIKNHWNSTMRRKVEQEGYLQSVIKSESTSSSELQPQPCLTMEHLHTQNQFYMPVQTHIPAYQYTSPEGNCLEHAPSSSNIVQQPFIDDDPDKEKKIKELELLLMSAETEIRRKQMSSQAGSLPCWSGSFVMEDCMPNTLSSLEEQTSDFYSMDEARITPVQQNSPPKYLGVEANRMLTPLQTIPEFAETLDLMEIDPVAWSDVTCFELSEAVVSPVKSAPVKLMRLQHNEGAPECQYNVGVMLDGKNHSSSISGDEETVFSTTSNLTKFSNPPAILRKKKRLRVGQSPVSDLNDGLCNDAVNVALKRTPVKTLPFSPSQFFNTCSGNEQFNFENPAFTSTPICGQKVLITTPLHKEMTPQDQKENVGFRTPTMRRSLLGSTPRTPTPFKNALAAQEKKYGPLRLMSQPLAFSEEDIREVLKEETGTDIFPKEEDDTVYKSCKQEHNSSKKVRKSLVLDSQEKEEVGAQRFTEDNSLDVQSKNAYTTSLLMTPLLEIQDNRCNLTSEKQDTNPADKANAVIKKKLNACASKNVKMEKALQPNRDWEAVVYGKTEDQLIMTEQARRYLSTYTATNSNSRSLIL, from the exons ATGGCGGAGAGACGGCGCAG TGAGGAAGATGATGACTTTCAATATATGGATCATGACTATGAAGTACCACAGCAAAAAGGTTTGAAGAAGATATGTAGCAAGGTGAAATGGACACGTGAAGAG GATGAAAGGCTAAAGAAGCTGGTGGAACAAAATGGTACAGATGATTGGGCTTTCATTGCTAGTCATCTACAA AATCGTTCAGATTTTCAGTGCCAGCATCGATGGCAGAAGGTACTAAACCCAGAACTGATTAAAGGTCCCTGGACTAAAGAAGAAGATCAGAGG GTTATTGAATTAGTTCAGAAGTATGGTCCAAAGCGCTGGTCTCTAATTGCAAAACACCTGAAAGGAAGAATAGGCAAGCAGTGCAGAGAGAGATGGCATAACCATCTCAATCCTGAGGTAAAAAAGTCTTCGTGGACAGAAGAAGAGGACAGAATAATCTATGAAGCTCACAAACGTTTGGGAAACCGATGGGCTGAAATAGCCAAACTTCTTCCTGGAAG GACTGATAATTCAATTAAAAATCACTGGAATTCAACAATGCGGAGAAAAGTGGAACAGGAAGGATATTTGCAAAGTGTTATAAAGTCTGAAAGCACTAGTTCTTCTGAACTTCAGCCCCAACCTTGTCTGACTATGGAACACTTGCACACTCAGAATCAATTTTATATGCCTGTTCAGACGCAT ATTCCAGCATATCAGTATACCTCACCAGAAGGCAACTGTCTAGAACAtgctccatcatcttccaacataGTTCAG CAACCATTTATTGACGATGATCctgataaagaaaagaaaataaaggaactCGAATTGCTACTTATGTCAGCAGAGActgaaatcagaagaaaacaaatgtcttCT CAAGCTGGAAGCTTACCTTGTTGGTCTGGAAGTTTTGTCATGGAGGATTGTATGCCTAATACACTAAGTAGCCTTGAGGAACAAACAAGTGATTTCTACAGCATGGATGAGGCTCGCATCACACCTGTTCAGCAGAATTCACCACCTAAGTATTTGGGTGTTGAAGCAAATAGAATGTTAACACCTCTACAAACCATTCCAGAATTTGCAGAGACACTAGATCTTATGGAAATT GATCCGGTAGCGTGGAGTGATGTCACCTGTTTTGAGCTTTCAGAGGCTGTTGTATCTCCTGTCAAGTCAGCTCCAGTAAAACTCATGCGGCTTCAACACAATGAAGGAGCTCCTGAGTGCCAGTATAATGTTGGCGTTATGCTTGATGGCAAAAACCACAGTAGTAGCATCAGTGGTGACGAAGAAACCGTTTTTTCAACAACCTCAAACTTAACTAAGTTCAGCAATCCACCTGCTAtcctaagaaagaaaaagagattgcGTGTTGGGCAGTCACCAGTTAGTGATCTGAATGATGGCTTGTGTAATGATGCTGTCAATGTTGCACTAAAGCGTACACCAGTGAAAACACTACCGTTTTCTCCATCACAG tttttcaACACTTGCTCTGGAAATGAACAATTTAACTTTGAAAATCCTGCATTTACGTCGACTCCAATCTGTGGGCAGAAAGTTCTTATTACAACTCCTCTACACAAGGAAATGACACCACAAGATCAAAAGGAAAATGTGGG TTTTAGAACTCCCACAATGAGAAGATCTCTTCTGGGTTCAACACCAAGGACACCAActccttttaaaaatgctttggctgctcaggaaaaaaagtatggTCCTCTCAGACTTATG TCACAACCACTTGCCTTCTCGGAGGAAGACATTAGGGAAGTTTTGAAAGAGGAAACTGGAACAGATATATTTCCCAAAGAGGAAGATGACACTGTGTATAAAAGCTGCAAGCAGGAG caCAACTCTTctaaaaaagtcagaaaatcaCTGGTCCTAGattcacaggaaaaagaagaagtTGGTGCCCAGCGCTTCACAGAAGATAATAGTTTAGATGTACAG TCAAAAAATGCATATACCACATCTTTGTTAATGACACCATTGTTGGAAATACAGGACAACAGATGTAACCTGACATCAGAAAAACAGGATACAAATCCAGCAGACAAAGCAAATGCAGTAATTAAGAAGAAACTGAATGCATGTGCTtcaaaaaatgtcaaaatggaGAAAGCTCTTCAG CCAAATCGTGACTGGGAAGCAGTTGTTTATGGAAAAACAGAAGACCAGCTTATCATGACTGAACAAGCGAGGCGATATCTGAGCACATACACAGCTACCAACAGCAATTCAAGATCTCTGATACTGTGA